A region of Culicoides brevitarsis isolate CSIRO-B50_1 chromosome 1, AGI_CSIRO_Cbre_v1, whole genome shotgun sequence DNA encodes the following proteins:
- the LOC134836878 gene encoding MFS-type transporter SLC18B1-like isoform X2 yields MALNFTRRQWMTLLIMGLADFCNAICVSLQAPFFPQEAERKGCIATEYGLVFGVFELVVMIVSPLYGQYLNKIGPKVLFNAGILTTSTSVILFGLLDRIPGHTAFITLAFVIRIIEALGNAAFLTASFTIIAKEFPNNVATTFASLETCFGLGLIVGPMLGGALYSVGGYFLPFVVLGLSLFITALLTLCILPHHKFSEEEQERTASLFYVLKIPGVLICALAIAATSASIGFISATLEPHLRQFELGPVLLGVIFVINGGVYALTAPVYGWVLDKCFNPKLATIMGTMLICVGFCFVGPVPFIQAKTTLGLVITGLVLHGFGIAAVLVSSFTDALKTAVKHGLPDNIETYGLISGLWTSTFAFGAFVGPSVSGFLFDSVGFRASTLFIIGLHLIVAVITFLFVTCCNQAPGKYKEISSTDPLLTNTDDQSIGDHIIKNENGSLISSNSAIHIDNCRPCGMANNLLTCNSYNTKQTHWARLESGSTANLSFRPNYGTLEAGCSHHIHGRGYETIS; encoded by the exons ATGGCTTTAAATTTCACAAGGCGACAATGGATGACGTTGCTGATTATGGGATTGGCAGATTTTtgcaat gcaatttgTGTGAGTCTTCAAGCACCATTTTTCCCACAAGag gctGAGCGAAAAGGATGCATTGCCACGGAATACGGTCTCGTCTTTGGAGTATTTGAGCTCGTTGTGATGATAGTTTCGCCGCTTTATGGACagtatttgaacaaaattggGCCAAAAGTGTTATTCAATGCCGGAATATTAACAACTAGTACGTCCGTTATTCTGTTTGGGTTGCTCGATCGCATTCCG ggACATACGGCATTTATTACGTTGGCATTCGTCATTCGAATCATCGAAGCTTTGGGCAATGCTGCGTTTCTTACAGCGTCATTTACAATTATTGCGAAGGAATTCCCAAATAATGTAGCGACGACCTTC gcatCTTTGGAAACATGTTTCGGTCTTGGATTGATCGTTGGTCCCATGCTTGGTGGTGCCCTTTACTCTGTCGGTGGATATTTCTTGCCTTTTGTCGTACTCGGACTCTCACTTTTCATCACAGCTCTCTTGACACTCTGTATCTTGCcgcatcataaattttcggaGGAAGAACAGGAACggacag cttctcTCTTCTACGTCCTCAAAATCCCTGGAGTTCTGATTTGTGCACTTGCTATTGCTGCCACCAGTGCTTCGATTGGCTTCATATCAGCAACTTTAGAGCCACATTTGCGACAATTCGAGTTGGGTCCAGTGTTGTTAGGGgtcatttttgtcatcaaTGGAGGCGTTTATGCCCTAACCGCGCCCGTTTATGGATGGGTATTAGACAAATGCTTTAACCCGAAATTAGCAACGATAATGGGAACGATGTTGATTTGTGTCGGATTTTGCTTTGTGGGACCTGTGCCTTTTATTCAAGCTAAAAC GACTCTTGGCTTGGTAATAACGGGATTAGTCCTTCATGGCTTCGGAATTGCAGCTGTTTTGGTGTCAAGCTTTACAGATGCCCTAAAAACTGCCgt tAAACACGGATTACCTGACAACATTGAAACATATGGCCTCATCTCTGGGCTCTGGACTTCCACTTTTGCTTTTGGGGCATTTGTTGGACCATCAGTTAGTGGTTTTCTCTTCGATTCTGTCGGTTTTCGCGCTTCCACGTTATTCATCAttg gccTCCACTTAATTGTTGCTGTGATTACATTCCTCTTTGTCACGTGCTGCAACCAAGCACCCGGCAAATACAAAGAAATCTCATCGACAGATCCTTTACTTACAAACACCGATGATCAAAGTATCGGAGATCATATCAtcaaaaa TGAAAATGGCAGTCTAATATCCAGTAACTCCGCTATCCATATCGACAACTGTCGACCATGCGGCATGGCAAACAATTTACTCACGTGCAACAGTTACAACACAAAACAAACGCATTGGGCGAG ACTGGAGTCCGGATCTACGGCAAATTTGAGCTTCAGACCGAATTATGGAACGTTAGAGGCTGGCTGCAGTCATCACATTCACGGCAGAGGATATGAAACGATTTCATAG
- the LOC134836878 gene encoding MFS-type transporter SLC18B1-like isoform X1, whose amino-acid sequence MALNFTRRQWMTLLIMGLADFCNAICVSLQAPFFPQEAERKGCIATEYGLVFGVFELVVMIVSPLYGQYLNKIGPKVLFNAGILTTSTSVILFGLLDRIPGHTAFITLAFVIRIIEALGNAAFLTASFTIIAKEFPNNVATTFASLETCFGLGLIVGPMLGGALYSVGGYFLPFVVLGLSLFITALLTLCILPHHKFSEEEQERTASLFYVLKIPGVLICALAIAATSASIGFISATLEPHLRQFELGPVLLGVIFVINGGVYALTAPVYGWVLDKCFNPKLATIMGTMLICVGFCFVGPVPFIQAKTTLGLVITGLVLHGFGIAAVLVSSFTDALKTAVKHGLPDNIETYGLISGLWTSTFAFGAFVGPSVSGFLFDSVGFRASTLFIIGLHLIVAVITFLFVTCCNQAPGKYKEISSTDPLLTNTDDQSIGDHIIKNENGSLISSNSAIHIDNCRPCGMANNLLTCNSYNTKQTHWASSCRLESGSTANLSFRPNYGTLEAGCSHHIHGRGYETIS is encoded by the exons ATGGCTTTAAATTTCACAAGGCGACAATGGATGACGTTGCTGATTATGGGATTGGCAGATTTTtgcaat gcaatttgTGTGAGTCTTCAAGCACCATTTTTCCCACAAGag gctGAGCGAAAAGGATGCATTGCCACGGAATACGGTCTCGTCTTTGGAGTATTTGAGCTCGTTGTGATGATAGTTTCGCCGCTTTATGGACagtatttgaacaaaattggGCCAAAAGTGTTATTCAATGCCGGAATATTAACAACTAGTACGTCCGTTATTCTGTTTGGGTTGCTCGATCGCATTCCG ggACATACGGCATTTATTACGTTGGCATTCGTCATTCGAATCATCGAAGCTTTGGGCAATGCTGCGTTTCTTACAGCGTCATTTACAATTATTGCGAAGGAATTCCCAAATAATGTAGCGACGACCTTC gcatCTTTGGAAACATGTTTCGGTCTTGGATTGATCGTTGGTCCCATGCTTGGTGGTGCCCTTTACTCTGTCGGTGGATATTTCTTGCCTTTTGTCGTACTCGGACTCTCACTTTTCATCACAGCTCTCTTGACACTCTGTATCTTGCcgcatcataaattttcggaGGAAGAACAGGAACggacag cttctcTCTTCTACGTCCTCAAAATCCCTGGAGTTCTGATTTGTGCACTTGCTATTGCTGCCACCAGTGCTTCGATTGGCTTCATATCAGCAACTTTAGAGCCACATTTGCGACAATTCGAGTTGGGTCCAGTGTTGTTAGGGgtcatttttgtcatcaaTGGAGGCGTTTATGCCCTAACCGCGCCCGTTTATGGATGGGTATTAGACAAATGCTTTAACCCGAAATTAGCAACGATAATGGGAACGATGTTGATTTGTGTCGGATTTTGCTTTGTGGGACCTGTGCCTTTTATTCAAGCTAAAAC GACTCTTGGCTTGGTAATAACGGGATTAGTCCTTCATGGCTTCGGAATTGCAGCTGTTTTGGTGTCAAGCTTTACAGATGCCCTAAAAACTGCCgt tAAACACGGATTACCTGACAACATTGAAACATATGGCCTCATCTCTGGGCTCTGGACTTCCACTTTTGCTTTTGGGGCATTTGTTGGACCATCAGTTAGTGGTTTTCTCTTCGATTCTGTCGGTTTTCGCGCTTCCACGTTATTCATCAttg gccTCCACTTAATTGTTGCTGTGATTACATTCCTCTTTGTCACGTGCTGCAACCAAGCACCCGGCAAATACAAAGAAATCTCATCGACAGATCCTTTACTTACAAACACCGATGATCAAAGTATCGGAGATCATATCAtcaaaaa TGAAAATGGCAGTCTAATATCCAGTAACTCCGCTATCCATATCGACAACTGTCGACCATGCGGCATGGCAAACAATTTACTCACGTGCAACAGTTACAACACAAAACAAACGCATTGGGCGAG TTCCTGCAGACTGGAGTCCGGATCTACGGCAAATTTGAGCTTCAGACCGAATTATGGAACGTTAGAGGCTGGCTGCAGTCATCACATTCACGGCAGAGGATATGAAACGATTTCATAG
- the LOC134837528 gene encoding uncharacterized protein LOC134837528 has protein sequence MEKPGSPTSQQFCLRWHNHTTSLLSSLPGLLDQSHLTDVTLSAEGRTIKAHKIILSACSTFFAELFKNLDATPHQHPVIILPGTSFPSIVALMQFMYAGEVNVFEEQISNLLSLAETLGIKGLADFNNGKSPNKSETSLSSPQREKDSDSPRSSTPKQQQSPLESFFSRSLNLFPHMMPEPLNYSNARSNDILNRLTQSTLKLPHSPKSASAVDENANAIEENRTKSPFERRASSVGPVSRQTSSADIKRIDKIAETLRTVNKSYFEQLASNASSKACTMIPHSPPVSLAQMNKQPAFPPNFPGHFLSEDMGIRRTPENMLFEPQMSMTENFGTATAEMMMEKPALPKPANQKLYATCFICNKKLSNQYNLRVHLETHQNMRYACQVCNHVSRSKDALRKHVSYRHPGTSTCDPDAKRKRNRMNALPIPLSPTAQATMMLQQQATNMQMPGGIFIPPQMMPDMNPQQFQIKHEPVTTHEIRTSPIISNSNQPEIKSEPQKSPVPATTTTETAMEIKCAKPSEIWQKCQRMKRSWSGPLFNAKRCNQGNDRLVPDIDPGGPSSSSDDKNHVKHGKPVDRFNVKKAGNYILGPLISNSPIECLQHRLARKSGTNEFYVLKILTLDDNPKSEKEVRDMMQGKVLLHSEYKLLSLCKDIEGVIRSHGLFSDFVLEEKYTMDRSPMEHIYTGKILKRIVLVLDCICPHEFDAKSSAYINLHHYVQKAKLPERDILGIVRKICEIVERLHERNIIHSDLKLNNIVLDRVSNKVYITNFCLGRLLASDTSFFNDQRGSPAYIAPEILSGKPYRGKPCDMWALGVMFYTMIVGRFPFVDSTPPALFKKIKHVDFSFPPEKKISTDTMALIRSLLCLRPEDRNTASETLAALDLIIQKQLKMKRSMDQIVPDIDSPASCKPISNRNKAEPSLELSREPFSLTLEAKEKTNREKQSFIRPNTLSPQRYLVNRALLSTSGEPVTLSYPPRISLTHQINNLSLRTRLDDSWHTQLSALQRQITGSSRDSSPSNTSTTSTVAANPNSPTQITVSGSRSQAYVQSLFNILNGLFTRGRLPAVTSEFRDFNGIVTTELASKIANFLKRNCAAHLLVREIFTQDDSATADQTNVIKLFRLFNIQMEQLPDETIVIKQDQSINNAIFMTFMMQIAGFNNNYFIPDRN, from the exons atggAAAAGCCAGGCAGCCCCACATCGCAGCAATTTTGTCTGCGATGGCATAACCACACAACAAGTCTCCTGAGTTCCCTGCCCGGCTTACTCGATCAATCGCACTTGACAGACGTGACTCTTTCGGCCGAAGGTCGCACCATAAAAGCGCACAAAATAATCCTCAGTGCCTGCAGCACATTTTTCGCGGAACTTTTCAAGAATTTGGATGCGACGCCACATCAACATCCTGTGATAATTTTGCCGGGCACGTCGTTCCCATCGATTGTCGCCCTCATGCAATTCATGTATGCTGGAGAAGTGAATGTCTTCGAGGAGCAAATTTCGAATTTGCTGTCGCTTGCGGAGACGCTCGGCATTAAGGGATTGGCCGATTTCAATAAtgga aaaTCTCCGAACAAGTCTGAGACAAGTTTGTCGTCGCCGCAACGTGAAAAGGATTCCGACTCACCTCGTTCGTCGACCCCAAAACAGCAACAATCGCCCTTGGAATCGTTTTTCTCGCGTTCGCTGAATCTTTTTCCGCACATGATGCCCGAACCGCTCAACTATTCAAACGCTCGCAGCAACGACATCCTCAACCGACTCACACAGTCCACGTTGAAACTTCCCCACAGTCCAAAAAGTGCTTCTGCCGTGGACGAAAATGCCAATGCAATCGAAGAAAATCGTACCAAATCGCCTTTCGAGCGACGTGCCAGCTCCGTGGGTCCCGTTTCGCGTCAAACGTCGTCTGCGGACATCAAGAGAATCGATAAAATTGCCGAAACGCTAAGGACCGTCAACAAGAGTTACTTTGAGCAATTGGCTAGTAATGCGAGCAGCAAAGCATGCACCATGATTCCTCATTCCCCGCCCGTGTCGTTGGCACAAATGAACAAACAACCAGCATTTCCGCCGAATTTCCCCGGGCACTTTTTGTCCGAAGACATGGGAATTCGTCGAACGCCGGAAAATATGCTGTTCGAGCCGCAAATGAGCATGACGGAGAATTTTGGCACCGCAACGGCGGAAATGATGATGGAGAAACCGGCATTACCGAAGCCAGCGAATCAAAAGTTGTATGCCACGTGCTTCATCTGCAACAAAAAGCTATCGAATCAGTATAATTTGCGTGTGCATCTGGAAACGCATCAAAATATGag ATATGCATGCCAAGTGTGCAATCACGTGTCTCGCAGTAAAGACGCTCTCCGCAAGCACGTCTCATATCGTCATCCCGGCACAAGTACTTGCGATCCGGATGCCAAACGTAAGCGAAATCGCATGAACGCTCTCCCAATTCCCCTTTCGCCGACTGCACAAGCGACAATGATGCTGCAACAACAAGCGACAAACATGCAAATGCCTGGCGGGATCTTTATTCCGCCCCAAATGATGCCCGACATGAATCCGCagcaatttcaaattaaacatGAGCCTGTGACAACACACGAAATTCGCACCTCGCCCATTATCAGCAACAGTAATCAGCCGGAAATCAAGTCGGAGCCACAAAAATCGCCGGTGCCAGCTACGACAACAACTGAAACTGCAATGGAAA TCAAA TGTGCAAAACCATCTGAAATCTGGCAGAAGTGTCAAAGAATGAAACGATCTTGGAGTGGTCcactttttaatgcaaaacgATGTAATCAGGGCAACGATAGACTTGTTCCAGATATTGATCCGGGAGGCCCGAGCTCAAGTAGCGACGACAAAAATCACGTGAAGCACGGAAAACCCGTGGATCGGTTCAACGTGAAGAAAGCTG gaaactaCATTTTGGGACCATTGATCAGCAATTCTCCGATCGAGTGTTTGCAACATCGGCTTGCACGTAAAAGTGGCACAAATGAGTTCTACGTCCTCAAAATCCTCACGCTCGACGATAATCCAAAGTCGGAGAAGGAAGTGCGGGACATGATGCAAGGCAAAGTCCTGCTCCACAGCGAATATAAATTGCTGTCTCTTTGCAAGGACATCGAAGGTGTCATCCGCTCCCACGGACTTTTTTCGGATTTTGTGCTGGAGGAGAAATACACGATGGACCGATCACCCATGGAACACATCTACACGggaaaaatcctcaaaaggATCGTTCTCGTGCTGGATTGCATCTGTCCGCACGAGTTTGATGCCAAGTCTTCGGCTTACATTAATTTGCATCACTACGTGCAAAAGGCAAAACTCCCGGAACGCGATATCCTCGGAATTGTACGAAAAATCTGTGAAATTGTCGAACGCTTGCACGAACGGAACATCATCCACAGCgacttgaaactgaataataTCGTACTGGATCGCGTTTCGAACAAAGTTTACATCACAAATTTCTGCTTGGGACGTCTTCTGGCCTCGGATACTTCCTTTTTCAATGATCAACGTGGCTCGCCGGCGTATATTGCGCCGGAAATTCTCTCGGGAAAACCGTATCGTGGCAAGCCGTGTGACATGTGGGCACTTGGAGTGATGTTTTATACCATGATTGTTGGAAGATTTCCCTTTGTGGATAGTACACCGCCcgcacttttcaaaaaaatcaaacatgtGGACTTTAGTTTTCCGCCAGAGAAGAAAATTAGCACAGACACGATGGCGCTGATTCGTTCGCTGTTGTGTTTGAGACCCGAAGATCGCAATACGGCATCGGAAACGCTTGCCGCACTGGACTTGATTATccaaaagcaattaaaaatgaaacgtTCAATGGACCAAATTGTGCCAGACATCGATTCGCCGGCATCTTGCAAACCCATAAGCAATCGCAACAAAGCGGAACCGTCGTTAGAACTGTCTCGCGAGCCTTTCAGCTTGACACTCGAAGCAAAAGAGAAGACAAATCGCGAGAAACAAAGTTTCATTCGACCAAACACGTTGTCGCCGCAACGATATCTCGTTAATCGCGCACTTCTCTCGACTTCTGGAGAGCCTGTGACACTTTCCTACCCGCCGCGCATTTCCCTAACACAccaaattaacaatttatcgCTGCGAACGCGACTCGACGACAGTTGGCACACGCAACTTTCCGCCCTTCAGCGACAAATAACGGGCAGCAGTAGAGATTCCTCGCCCAGCAACACCTCAACGACGTCGACAGTCGCCGCAAATCCAAATTCTCCCACACAAATCACCGTCAGTGGATCCCGGAGTCAGGCTTACGTGCAATCCTTGTTCAATATTCTCAATGGATTGTTCACGCGAGGACGTCTCCCAGCTGTCACATCGGAATTTCGGGACTTTAATGGAATTGTCACGACGGAACTTGCCtcgaaaattgcaaattttctgaaaaggAATTGTGCCGCGCATTTGTTGGTGAGGGAAATTTTCACACAAGACGACAGTGCGACGGCAGACCAAACGAATGTCATAAAACTCTTTCGCCTCTTCAATATCCAGATGGAACAACTGCCCGACGAGACAATTGTCATTAAGCAGGACCAATCGATTAATAATGCGATTTTTATGACATTCATGATGCAAATTGCCGGCTTTAACAACAACTACTTCATACCCGATAGAAATTAG